A segment of the Salminus brasiliensis chromosome 1, fSalBra1.hap2, whole genome shotgun sequence genome:
gctgcctaaatcctcacacactcatcaaactgtgtggaggtgttcagtaatatCTACTAGACTTGATTAGGTgtcttctgacactgtatgtcTAACTTTAGGGAAACAGTccagtcaggactctggctttAATGTACAGTTACCTGTCTGTAGTATCTGCGTTTGAGGATGCCCCTGTTGTTGTCCAGTTTATCTGCCACAGCAGAGCCGTAGATTTCCATACTGGCTGTAAACACAACCAGCTCGTACCACTGACTCAcctgcagaaaacacacacagaaaactcagtctccacacacacacgcgcctACAGGAGCTCCTGAGGTGCTGATGTAGAGATCAGGGCAGTGGGAGCTGCAAAGGGTCAGGTTTCAGCACGCACAGCTTTATTTCAGACACGACTGGAAGCTTCCAGCATCAGCATGAACTCATTAACCCCACCCTCCAGGACCGACTTACTGACTGCTTATAGGTAACGTATCCTTATGTAATGTACAATATACTTTGGTTAGGAGTTCAACATTAGTactaatacattaaaaatagtACTACTgctattctaatgttatatagagttttacaggtactcactgaccactgactttgtttatttgtgtgtattaTAATGTTACATAGAGTTAGTTACagctagacactctcactgactatgtttatctgggtttattctgatgttatagagagttaattacaggtagacactctcactgaccactgacttggTTTAATTGGGTTtactctaatgttatatagagttgtACAGCAGCTGTGTATAAACAGAGACTTACCACTTCTAAGAAGAAGTCGACATGCGGCCTTTTATGCACAAAAAACCTCACTGGATGTTTGTCTATTACCACCTAAACAGAGAGGAAACAGAGTCATTAAACCACAAATCACAGCAACTTTCACAGATCAGTGACTgaaactcatttacataaacaCACCCACCCACTACATTTCCCAATGagcaataaataaaagcattacagagcgccccctacgcttcctgtagtgtagtaCAGCCGGTCAGAATGTAATTACCGTCATTAATCACCGCTAAAGGTGGTGTGTACGTGTTTACCTTTAGTATAAAGTCTGGCGGTGTTCCAGGCCGGACTGTAGGCCTCAGCACACCATCATGATGAGAGTGTATCAGAGTTTCGTCCAGATCCAACACCAGGATCTTCCTCTTTACTGcatctacacacacaaaataaatgatttattgtTATTAACCACATTATGAGCACAGCTTTCGGTGGTTAAATACACCTTAATGACATGTACATATACTTCAAATAAGTCTGAACTCACTGAGTCTGTTTCGAGATGCAGGAGACAGAGGTAATGTGTCGTAACGAACTGTCTGATACTGTATTATCtgcagaaagagtgagagaaaaaacAATTTATGCgataataacaattataacttattaaagcacattttataaatgtatgtaaaataataaatactgctTATAAAACATGCCCAACAGTGTATATACGTCAAATTCACTTAAGCGACAAAGGTCTGCGTATTTCAATACTCCAcaactgtttatttacttaaatgCTTACTTAATAACCCTGCAATTGCCAGCACTAATTAGTCTCGTAGCTCCTGTGTAAAACTATAGAGGAGTCTAAATGTTTTagctgatcgactacatttgaGGACAGAGGGGAAGGGAAGTGGGAAACTGTGTTTTGGTTTTAAGCTAATTACTGTAAAAGGTCTGGAAAGGTGCAGTACAGTCGTCTCTGACCCGACACCGACTCCGTTCCTAATGGTCACTCTCAGGAACGCTACACACAGATTAGACAGAGGTTCCCTGGAAATCTGGAACATTCCCAAAACAAAACCTCCCCCACACAGCACCGAGCTCATATTACTGTACAGGACGGTCCCTCGGAGTCTGAGCTAATCAGCGGGAACACTCCAGGCAACCaggatactgtataattcataattgtataaataagtaaattattAATGCTTTATAAATGCTAACCTACAAACGCAATAATGCTTCTGTAATACCTTTATTACCTCCAACATATTAACTGTAACACTAATGTAACTTAAAATGTTCAATGAAAATATGTCATGTAGAAATACTAACCTATAAATCTGAGGGCTTAACTTCTTTCAAaatgccaacacacacacacacacacacacacacacacaaacacacacacacacaaacacacacacacacaaacacacacacacaaacacacacacacacaaacacacacacacacaaacacacacacacacaaacacacacacacacacacacacacacacacacacacacacacacacaaatatatacacttTAGTAATTCATTAACTAATGCTATCTATTAAGCTTTATAACCATTAACCTTAAAACAGGGATTTTAATTCAAATGTGCTGCACTGCTTCCAATTAAGCCAGACTAATTAGCCACATTACACCACTCAGATGAGCAGTAGGTCACTGTGCTTTATGCACTGAATATATCCAGGATACTCTTAGAAAAGTATACTGTCACTATCATTTATcccgatacaataaaatactgtcatacTGGCCACCCCTATTTCATTAGCATCGTTAATGTGAGGTCtgatttgatgatgatgatgatttgtaGAGATACTGAGGTAGGTCAGTATTGTCCAGGAGCAGCGTTCAGCTCCACAGCACAGCGGACTGGAGCAATTCATCAGGGCTAACATACAAGCTCAAGGCCAGCGTATTTGCCCGAGACACATACATTAGCATATGGCTAGTTTGTTATCTTGTAGTTAGCGTATCAGCTCTTGGTTAGGGCTGGGCTGTGCCGTGCTGGACTGGGCCCCCACCACTGCTCCCCTATTTATATCCCTCCCACCACCTCCCCACACAGCTGTCACAGGACATCACAGCACGAGGGGAGTCTTCAAGGAGACTCCAGCATTAAAGAGCAAGCACAGGGTCAGCTCAGACTTGTGCTCAGTACAGTGGCTGGCATCAGATCAGAcccaacatacactatatgaacaaaagtattaaaagagctgatcctgcttttgttggagtaactggctcTACTGTTTCTACATATATAGTACATGCAATATCTagatttattttacatatttactaAAGCTAtatacaaaaatgttttaaaactaAGAAAAGCCGCCAAAAACACGCCCAACAGTCCACTACGAAAttctgttattgtgataaactATATGCAGAACTGAAAATAGTGTGCACATCTTCAGTGTTGAAGAATAACCCTCTTGGGTGTTGCTGTGTAACTGACCAACTGTTAGTTTGGTGGCACAACTGGTGCGTTCTGAGTATCCCAAAATGACAAACAGGCTTTCAGGATACATAGGCTGAGGCGTCAAAGTATTGAGATCACCCAGCTAAGCTGAAGGAGTATTcgtttgtgtttgtgcttgGGTCAGTCAGACCCACAAGAGTCCAGAGTCCAGGACAAACACTGGACCATAAAAACAGCCCTGTTGTTCACCCACCCACTCCTGATCAGGCAGGAGTTTTTGTCCAAATGTAAGGCAGCTCGTTCGGTCACAGTGCAATCACACAGTAAACCCAGTCGTTAGTCTGTATGCCAAGTTAACTGTGTGGCATCACCATTTACAAAGAGCTGCATTCCCCCCATCCACAAGAAAACACCTCCTCCCTGGAGAGCCTTTTCAAAAACCTCCACCACAGAGCGTTCCtaaaaaaattaatgaaataataataaaaaaataaataaatacattttttaaaaaaagttaaaactTCATCCCAAAGAGCCTTCTCAATAAACCACCAACACGCAGAACCttccaaataaaacaaaacaaaaagacaacCCACGCTCGAACCATGGGCCGCATTCTCAGAAACCTTCACCCTGGAGAGCGCTCTCAAAAATCCCAATTTCCAGTTAAGGAAAACGTGGTGTGCATGTGGACAGACGAACCTTTGTTTtcaacctccacacacacacacacacacacacacacacacacacacacacacacacacacacacacacacacaccaaaagtTGTACAACTTTATACGGTGTGGATGATCTGTAACCCTCAGAAGGTCTGAGTCTGGAggaattatataatatatacatactttgtgtgtgtgtgtgtgcgtgtgtgtgtgtgtatgtatatagagagagagatagagacaggtaggcagagagacaggtagatagacagatagagacagagatatAGAGATATTAGACCCATTCACATGACTATCAATCATTGGTAATGCTGTTGGCAACTGTTGGATAACTAGACTTGACTGATGTGGAGACAGAATAACAAgacctctgattggctgagacgtCTGGTAAGCTTCTGAGCAATAATGGACCATAAAAGTCCCTGCTAAAACTAAACACCAACATTTACATCCACAAACGTCTTACACCAAAACTAAACTACTATGATTCATCTCTGAGCCCAGATTCCATCTatcagacatgtttggtatcttcagtctacaacaggagatgctaggctaacactgctaacagacACTGGACTTAAGACTGTCATCTCTGGAGACACGCCCCCCCCAACCCGTTCctctctcagagctcctccagatcttcatctGCTGGTAGATGGATGAGGTTTAGGAGACGGTGGGACTTACTTTAGTCTGtaaacccaaacagaaccagaaccacagagctgaggaacgctggaggaacTGGTGGGCTGGTGTGTATCACTCCGCCCACTGCGCTCTGGTCTGAGGGTGGAGCAGCTCTACAGAGCGGGACGTGATGAGGAGGAGAACGCAGCTCCGGTTCTGGATGAAAGGCAGACTTAGAGAGATAagactggtgacagtctaagtccagtgtatGTTATCAGCGTTAGCCTAGCACCTCACTGTACAaactttatattaaaaaaacaattacgATCAACTAAATCTGGGATCCGAACCCTCTTTGATACTTCACTGAACCACTCTGTTCTATAACCTCAGATGTGGAACACGGAGATCTTTTAGATTCAGTCTTTACTGAACCGCAACATCATTCAGACGCAGACGGAGACCCAGCTCCTCAGGGATCCTTGCCCACTTATCCAGTGGACCAGGGCTCTGTCAGCGCTCTCACTTGTTCTAACGAAGTGAATTAAGAGAGcattggggctcactggggttCGTTTTAATCGCGCAACTGTGAACACACCTAAACTGAACACACAACCACTGAGACGGAGACCCAGCTCAAAACAGGGTCTCGGCCCACTTACCTAGCTCACTAACGTCCCAGATGAGAGACATGTGCCATTATCAGTACGATTCATTTCCACCCAATTCCACTGTGCtgtctaatattattatttatcatatCGGTCAGCCCTAGTGTATGATGTATTTTATTGCGTATATcgccgctgtccaatgaaaataaCTGTCTCAACTCTGAACGGAAGTGGATGTAGAATAagagtttatctgtttatctgtccaggtttattcacacagtgtacagaagcagctacagggttcaaaccatggagaaactaaaatatatatatatatatatatatatatatatatatatatatatatacacatatatatatatatatatatatatacacatatatatatatatatatatacacatatatatatatatatatatatatatatatacacatatatacacatatatatatatacacacacacacaaatatatatatatattgtgtgtatatgtgtgtgtgtgtctatatatgtgtgtgtgtgtgtgtctatatatgtgtgtgtgtgtgtatatatatagatatatatatatatatatatatatatatatatatatatataaataaaagaggTCCGTATGACCGCAGATCCCTCGGCTTTTACTCATTAAACTTGCCTCCACTCACAGGTCCTGTACACCTTTAGCTCACTTACGTCTGCTGGTCTTTTGATCAGCTGCAATTTTGGGGGTTTCCTAACAACCTAAAGTCAAAaactcagccataacattaacaccacccgTCTATCTTGTGTAGGTTCCCTAGAGTGACCATAACAGCCCTGATCTGTCAAGACATGGACACGATCTACAAGGTTTTCTTGTGGCATCTGGAACCAAGACCACTGTCAGCAGCAGACCCTtccagtcctgtaagttgggggAGGTGGGCGAGACCTCCATCGGGTCTCCATCACCGAGCCCTGGATGCCCATGACCCGGCCACTGGTTCACCAGCTGACCTTCCccggagcacttttggtaggtactgaccccgGCATACTGGGCAGGacgacctgcctgatgttctggagatgttctgacccagtcattatctagaacattagTCTGGTTCTAGTGTCTCAGATAGACCTGATAGATCCAGTCACCCCTAACCGGAACCACTGGCCCAGACCTTTACTGTTATCCccctcacctgtcagtggtactaatgttatggcggtGTAGATCCTAATAGACCTGtgagagtggtgtgtgtgtgtgtgagagtgtgtgtgagtgtgaggtgggtgtgtgtgggtgagagtgtgtgtgaggtgtgtgtgtgtgtgagagtgtgtgtgtgtgtgtgagagtgtgtgtgtgtgtgtgtgagagtgtgtgtgtgtgtgtgtgagagtgtgtgtgtgtgtgtgtgagagtgtgtgtgagtgtgtgtgagagtgtgtgtgtgtgtgtgtgagagtgtgtgtgtgtgtgtgtgagagtgtgtgtgagtgtgaggtgggtgtgtgtgtgtgggtgagagtgtgtgtgtgaggtgtgtgtgtgtgtgagagtggtgagggtgaggtgtgtgtgtgagagtgtgtgagagtgtgtgtgagtgagagtgtgtgtgtgtgtgagtgagagtgtgtgtgtgagtgtgtgtgagtgagagtggtgtgtgtgagagtggtgagggtgaggtgtgtgtgagagagtgtgtgtgtgtgaggtgtgtgtgagtgtgtgtgtgtgagtgtgtgtgtgtgtgtgtgaggtgtgtggtgtgtgtgagagtgtgtgtgtgtgagaggtgtgtgtgtgtgtgtgaggtgtgtgtgtgagagtgtgtgtgtgtgtgtgtgtgaggtgtgtgtgtgagagtgtgtgtgtgtgtgtgtgaggtgtgtgtgtgagagtgtgtgtgtgtgtgtgtgaggtgtgtgtgtgagagtgtgtgtgtgtgtgtgtgtgaggtgtgtgtgtgtgtgagaggtgtgTGTACCGTTCTGAGGTGTTTCCTGAGGATGTAGAGGATGAAGCCCCACAGTCTGCTCGCCACCCCGAGGAAGGTGCGGACCCCCAGCAGACACTGGCGGGTTTTCAACATGCTGGCGGCCGAGGAGCTGCTCTGGAGCCGGGGGGGGAGGCACACCGGGACCGCTGCTGCCCCGCTTTCTCAGTCTCGGTTAAAGACGCTGCTCAGGCCGACAGCCCCGTCAGCCGGGTGGGGAGGAGGCGGCCGCCGCGCTGAAGCCTCCTAATCTGCTCCCGGACCGAACCGAACCCGACCTGGCCCTAAAGCCGGAGCCGCATTATTTTCGCGGGGATTCTGGAAGCGCGAAGCGCGCGGACAGGGGGTGTatctatgctaagctaacacgAACACAGGCGCGAGCCGGCTAATGCTAcactagcttagcttagcttagcttgagTCTGCTAGCCGGATAGCTTAGCCCGTGTTTAGGCGCGCTTTGGCCACTTTGTCCAGGCAGTAAAGCTCCAGAAACGGGCGGTATCCGAGCGCTTAAAAAGCTCGCAGAGAGCTCCGGGAGTTGAGGTGTAGCAGAAGCACCAGTCCGCCGCCGCCAAGCCGCTTCAGAGCAGCGAAACCCGGCCACAACTGCGGGCCGCCATCGGCACTCCAGCTCCGTCACTTCCGCCCAGCCGGCGGCGGAGCAGAGGGGTTTAAACCCCCCCCCTGCTGTCCCCCTGCTGTCCCCCTGAGGAACGCCTTAACACGCCTGTTTGATTGAATAAGGCCCACGGTTATTTTAGTATTGTTGTTGtcgctgctgttgttgttttgttctgtttataAACAATAGAGATTTTTCccctcaaaataaaaaaatacttaatATAACATTTCTCAAATTCTTTTGtgaatattgtaataataataacgataaATTgggatttattttaaataatcagATCATTATTTCAACACAGtgcttattattatatatatataatataatatatatatatatgctatattaTTTGTTATTGTATTTGTCTAACTGCCACGCGACATCTTCTGTTTTATGCTCTGTATATTTTCAGGCCTGGAACAGTAGACAAGAAAAGACTCTTATCCTCcatttatttacacatataCATCTTTAAATTCCTTATAATGAACATTGTGGCCATAGAAATTATTTAAGGGTAGAACGACTGAATTCTGAGAAGTTATTCCGACAATTTCTTATCCAATATGGAAACATTATAGAgccaattataataataacgtGATATTTCCTCTGAGCTTAAAAATAAGCTGTTATGATTTCTAAAAGTTGGTAATTGTGCTAAAATTGTGCAAACAATGAAGACCTGATTATATCAGTGCTCATATTTGACTAATCGGTGGTGTTACAGTTACACCTCTACATTAAAATAGTGTTTAAAATATTGGGTGTCGTTCTGGCTGTTAGGTGCTGATTGCTAGGGTGCATCATATTCATACATTACTGCACAATTtcagaaaacagaaaagagTTGTTAACAATATAAggcaggacttttattttgaaaaaactAAACGTAATACTCCAGTGTTCTGTTGTAACGCTGCACTTTATCACACTATTAAAATAAATCCCTTTCTGAATTCTTACATATAATAAGCTGAACCTGTCTCCCGAGTGAAGTGTGTAGAGCTCATCTGTACTGATGTCAGAGGGAGCGCTTTGCTCTGTAGTTTGGAGACTtggtgttggggtgtgtgtgtggggggggggggggggggggtctctgcGTGGTCGTGGGGAACACACTTCAAGGACATGACCTGTCCACTAGTTGGCGACGACTcgaaacttttattttgaaaggtCGCTGCTGCGTAAGACGTACTGCGCTGAATCCCAAGCAGCAAGCTGATAGGCGGACAGCTTGTGAGTAAGAACTACTAGCCAATCATAGAGTAGAAAAAGATATGACCACCCAATCGCAGCACAGGAGAGGCGGGACGGGCGGGAAAAGACTTCTATTATATTCATATGaggaaatattattattattattattattattattattattttcattattattattattattattttcattattattattattattattattattaatgctaatatagtaattatgtttatttttactattaATTTGCTCTTTAACTAGTTTTGctcaattaaaaataataaaaatagccCTGTGTCAGACTGAGTCTGAATGGTGGTCTGATCTCTGCATTCTTGTGAGCTGATTGTgttgagtgctgattggctggggtttttgctactgagtgctgagtggttagcactctggatactgtgtgctgattggttagcactctggatactgtgtgctgattggttagcactctggatactgagtgctgattggttagcactctggatacTGTGTGCTGagtggttagcactctggatactgagtgctgagtggttagcactctggatactgtgtgctgattggttagcactctggatactgagtgctgagtggttagcactctggatactgagtgctgattggttagcactctggatactgagtgctgattggttagcactctggatactgagtgctgagtggttagcactctggatactgtgtgctgattggttagcactctggatactgagtgctgattggttagcactctggatactgagtgctgattggttagcactctggatactgagtgctgagtggttagcactctggatactgtgtgctgattggttagcactctggatacTGTGTGCTGagtggttagcactctggatactgtgtgctgattggttagcactctggatactgagtgctgattggttagcactctggatactgagtgctgagtggttagcactctggatactgtgtgctgattggttagcactctggatactgagtgctgattggttagcactctggatactgagtgctgagtggttagcactctggatactgtgtgctgattggttagcactctggatactgagtgctgattggttagcactctggatactgagtgctgattggttagcactctggatactgagtgctgagtggttagcactctggatactgagtgctgattggttagcactctggatactgagtgctgagtggttagcactctggatactgagtgctgagtggttagcactctggatactgagtgctgattggttagcactctggatactgagtgctgattggttagcactctggatacTGAGTGTTGagtggttagcactctggatacTGTGTGCTGagtggttagcactctggatactgagtgctgattggttagcactctggatactgagtgctgagtggttagcactctggatactgagtgctgattggttagcactctggatacTGTGTGCTGagtggttagcactctggatactgagtgctgagtggttagcactctggatactgagtgctgattggttagcactctggatactgagtgctgattggttagcactctggatactgagtgctgattggctggggtttttgctactgagtgctgattggttagcCCTCTGGATACTGAGTGCTCTggatactgagtgctgattggttagcactctggatactgagtgctgattggttagcactctggatactgagtgctgattggctggggtttttgctactgagtgctgattggttagcactctggatactgagtgctgattggttagcactctggatactgagtgctgattggttagcactctggatactgtgtgctgattggttagcactctggatactgagtgctgattggttagcactctggatactgtgtgctgattggttagcactctgaatactgagtgctgagtggttagcactctggatactgagtgctgattggttagcactctggatactgagtgctgagtggttagcactctggatacTGTGTGCTGATTGGTTAGTACTCTGGATACTGAGTGCTGagtggttagcactctggatactgagtgctgattggttagcactctggatactgagtgctgattggttagcactctggatactgagtgctgattggttagcaCACTggatactgagtgctgattggttagcactctggatacTGAGTGTTGagtggttagcactctggatactgagtgctgattggttagcactctggatactgagtgctgattggctggggtttttgctactgagtgctgattggttagcCCTCTGGATACTGAGTGCTCTggatactgagtgctgattggttagcactctggatactgagtgctgattggttagcactctggatactgagtgctgattggttagcactctggatactgtgtgctgattggttagcactctggatactgagtgctgattggttagcactctggatactgtgtgctgattggttagcactctgaatactgagtgctgagtggttagcactctggatactgagtgctgattggttagcactctggatactgagtgctgagtggttagcactctggatacTGTGTGCTGATTGGTTAGTACTCTGGATACTGAGTGCTGagtggttagcactctggatactgagtgctgattggttagcactctgaatactgagtgctgattggttagcactctggatactgagtgctgattggttagcaCACTggatactgagtgctgattggttagcactctggatactgagtgctgattggttagcactctggatactgtgtgctgattggttagcactctggatacTGAGTGTTGagtggttagcactctggatactgagtgctgattggttagcactctggatactgagtgctgagtggttagcactctggatactgtgtgctgattggttagcactctggatactgagtgctgagtggttagcactctggatactgagtgctgattggttagtACTCTGGATACTGAGTGCTGagtggttagcactctggatactgagtgctgagtggttagcactctggatactgagtgctgattggttagcactctggatactgtgtgctgattggttagcactctggatactgtgtgctgattggttagcactctggatacTGAGAACTGAACTTTACATAACAAGTTCAGCTCAGGATAActcaggctaaccctagctagCCGGGTTCATGGCGTTGCGGATTGCGCAGTAGGGGCTTGTGGGAGTGTGGGGAGAGGAATCAGGACGGAGCTCCTAATATGGGTGTAGTGTTGATTGCAGGATGGGGGGGTGAGCATGGAGGTGTGCTGTCAGGTGTGGTATTTTACAGTCAGACTCCGGGAGCGAGGGCGAGGACAGCTGTAAAGGTCAGCACTTGAAGCAGCTCTTAAAACGATAAAACTTTATGACCCCTGGATTCAAAGGGCAGTCAGTGGTGTTGCCGGCCCTCGCTGGGTGTAATGTCTGATCCCAGAGCAGATCTCCTCTCCAGCCTgcaggagagaggaagaggagagaggaagaggagagaggacgACTTCAGTCAGGTTGTGTTTTATTGATCACATGTATAAGCTGTACAGTCTGAGTCACAGTGTGAGCGTAGACTGTGTGTGTAGACGTACTTTAACTAATCAGATGTCAGAGATCAGATCATCTACATCAAATACAGTCAAATACAAGCATGTTAATGATCCCTAATCACAAAATATCATACACTTACCACATGAACtatatatgaacacacacacacacacacacacacacacacacacacattacagagTTTTAAATAATTCCTCATGTAAAGTTAGAACCTTCAGCAGCGAGagaacaggtaggtgttcagaACATCACAAAGCACATCCAATCACACAGTTCTGCTCCGACTGTTTGGCTTCATTAAATATAAAGATATTTATCATTTCACAATATTGAACAATATTCCAGTGTGACTACTCTGCCTGTCTCTACAAG
Coding sequences within it:
- the LOC140563274 gene encoding CTD nuclear envelope phosphatase 1A, which codes for MLKTRQCLLGVRTFLGVASRLWGFILYILRKHLRTIIQYQTVRYDTLPLSPASRNRLNAVKRKILVLDLDETLIHSHHDGVLRPTVRPGTPPDFILKVVIDKHPVRFFVHKRPHVDFFLEVVSQWYELVVFTASMEIYGSAVADKLDNNRGILKRRYYRQHCTLDLGSYIKDLSVVHSDLSSIVILDNSPGAYRSHPDNAIPIKSWFSDPSDTALLNLLPMLDALRFTSDVRSVLSRNLHQHRLW